GTCATATAACAAAAAATCATGATACTTGCGGTTTACGGCCATGAGCGCCAGGGAGGGAGGAGAGAGATGAAAGCAAATGGGGGAAGTCAGATTCGTGTCCTGGCTGTGCTGATTCTCGGTGCGGGGTTGGTAGTCCCATCCACCGGTTGGGGACAGGCGGCCAAGGGGAAGAAGGAAAAGAAGGAAAAGACCTCTGTGAGCAAGGCTCCAGCGACAGAGGAGGGGATCGAAGAGATCACCGTCACGGCGCAGAAGCGCGAAGAGCCGTTGCAGGAAGCGCCGATCTCCGTCACGGCGCTGACCAGCGAGAAGCTCGAGGAAAAAGGCGTGGCGAATGTCGCCGATCTCGGCCAGAGCGCGCCGAACGTACGCATCACTACGAATCCTGGCAGCCCCGCGAGCACGACGATCAGCATGCGCGGCTTGACGCAGGGGGACCCAAACGCCGCGCTGGACCCGGCGGTGGGAATGTATGTCGACGGCGTGTACATCTCAAAGATTATCGGTTCCAACCTCGACTTGGAGGACCTTGAGCGCGTTGAGGTGCTGCGCGGTCCGCAAGGCACCCTGTACGGCCGCAACGCCGTCGGCGGCGCGGTCAATTTCATCACCAAGAAGCCGACCGAAGAACGCTCCATCACCGTCAAGACGGAAGTCGGCAACTTCGAGGCGTTCAATGGCCGGGTCACCGCCAACCTACCGCTGATCGG
The Candidatus Binatia bacterium genome window above contains:
- a CDS encoding TonB-dependent receptor — protein: MKANGGSQIRVLAVLILGAGLVVPSTGWGQAAKGKKEKKEKTSVSKAPATEEGIEEITVTAQKREEPLQEAPISVTALTSEKLEEKGVANVADLGQSAPNVRITTNPGSPASTTISMRGLTQGDPNAALDPAVGMYVDGVYISKIIGSNLDLEDLERVEVLRGPQGTLYGRNAVGGAVNFITKKPTEERSITVKTEVGNFEAFNGRVTANLPLIGKNAVTDGGVLGALSGLEGLGTLSLRQNVGYKTHDGLYRNTGTGSTNFDDLNRVYSTTALRWEPTEDITLDYS